A genome region from Sphaerisporangium krabiense includes the following:
- a CDS encoding Lrp/AsnC family transcriptional regulator, translating into MEDIDRRIVTLLARDGRMSFTDLARETGLSVSAVHQRVRRLEKRGVIRSYAALIDHDAVGLPLTAFVSIKPIDPSAPDDAPERLEHLTAIEACHSVAGDESYILKVRVPSPNALELLLQQIRAAANVATRTTIVLSTPYEYRTPDLTGDAS; encoded by the coding sequence GTGGAGGACATCGATCGCCGGATCGTGACGCTGCTGGCCCGGGACGGCCGCATGAGCTTCACCGATCTCGCCAGAGAGACCGGCCTGTCGGTCTCGGCCGTTCACCAGCGGGTGCGCAGGCTAGAGAAACGCGGCGTGATCAGGAGCTACGCGGCGCTGATCGACCACGACGCGGTCGGTCTCCCGCTCACGGCGTTCGTCTCGATCAAGCCGATCGACCCCTCGGCCCCCGACGACGCGCCCGAGCGGCTGGAGCACCTCACCGCGATCGAGGCCTGCCACAGCGTCGCGGGGGACGAGAGCTACATCCTGAAGGTGCGGGTGCCCTCGCCGAACGCGCTGGAACTGCTGCTCCAGCAGATCCGCGCCGCGGCCAACGTGGCCACCCGCACCACGATCGTGCTCAGCACCCCGTACGAGTACCGCACCCCCGACCTCACGGGGGACGCCTCCTAG
- a CDS encoding winged helix-turn-helix transcriptional regulator: MPTPTPPRPPADESQPAARAGSRPCSIADALSVVGEKYSLLVLREVFLGVRRFDAIARNVGAPRDILAARLRRLTEGGVLEKVLYSERPARHEYRLTAAGRELEPVLLLLRQWGDRHLTDRPPVVVEHSCGADLDPVVLCRACGATAAGSSRVHVTIPGWTVTGPVEEPPTAG, from the coding sequence GTGCCCACACCCACGCCGCCCCGGCCGCCGGCGGACGAGTCGCAGCCCGCCGCGCGGGCCGGTTCGCGCCCCTGCTCGATCGCCGACGCCCTGAGCGTGGTCGGCGAGAAGTACTCCCTGCTCGTGCTGCGCGAGGTGTTCCTCGGCGTGCGCCGCTTCGACGCCATCGCGCGCAACGTGGGAGCCCCGCGCGACATCCTGGCCGCGCGCCTGCGCCGCCTCACCGAGGGCGGCGTGCTGGAGAAGGTGCTCTACAGCGAGCGTCCCGCCCGCCACGAGTACCGCCTCACCGCGGCGGGCCGCGAGCTGGAACCGGTCCTGCTGCTGCTGCGCCAGTGGGGCGACCGGCACCTGACCGACCGCCCCCCGGTGGTCGTGGAGCACTCCTGTGGCGCCGACCTGGATCCCGTCGTGCTCTGCCGCGCGTGCGGCGCCACCGCGGCCGGGTCCTCGCGCGTCCACGTCACGATCCCCGGCTGGACCGTCACCGGCCCCGTGGAGGAGCCCCCGACGGCCGGTTGA
- a CDS encoding thiolase family protein, whose amino-acid sequence MRDAVIVQAVRTPIGKGRPGGALAGIHPVDLLAHTLKALIDRAGVDPALVDDVIGGCVDQVAEQAMNTTRYAWLSAGFPDTVPAVTVDRQCGSSQQAVHFAAQGVISGAYDLVVACGVESMSRVPMWSNVPQGSDPFGPGVAARFPEGLVPQGISAELIAAKWSLSRERMDAFALESHVRAAAAHAAGLFDEEIVPIGGVRGDESVRPGTGMAALAALRPAFADPGYAERFPQIEWSVTAGNSSPINDGAAALLITTTETAARLALRPLARLHSFAVTGSDPLLMLTGVIPATEKVLRRAGLRLGDIDLFEVNEAFASVVLAWEQETGADPAKVNADGGAIALGHPLGASGARIMTTLVHAMRRRGARYALQTMCEAGGLANATVLETVN is encoded by the coding sequence ATGCGTGACGCCGTGATCGTGCAGGCCGTGCGCACCCCCATCGGCAAGGGCAGGCCCGGCGGCGCGCTCGCCGGGATCCACCCCGTCGACCTGCTCGCCCACACCCTCAAGGCCCTGATCGACCGCGCGGGCGTCGACCCCGCCCTGGTCGACGACGTGATCGGCGGCTGCGTCGACCAGGTCGCCGAGCAGGCCATGAACACCACCCGGTACGCCTGGCTCTCCGCCGGGTTCCCCGACACGGTGCCCGCCGTCACCGTGGACCGCCAGTGCGGGTCCTCCCAGCAGGCCGTCCACTTCGCCGCGCAGGGCGTGATCTCCGGCGCCTACGACCTGGTCGTGGCGTGCGGCGTGGAGTCGATGAGCCGCGTGCCCATGTGGTCCAACGTCCCGCAGGGCTCCGACCCGTTCGGCCCCGGCGTGGCCGCCCGCTTCCCCGAGGGCCTGGTGCCGCAGGGCATCAGCGCCGAACTGATCGCCGCCAAGTGGTCGCTGAGCCGTGAGCGCATGGACGCCTTCGCGCTGGAATCGCACGTCCGGGCCGCCGCCGCGCACGCGGCCGGGCTCTTCGACGAGGAGATCGTCCCGATCGGCGGCGTGCGCGGCGACGAGTCGGTGCGGCCCGGCACCGGCATGGCGGCCCTGGCCGCGCTGCGGCCCGCCTTCGCCGACCCCGGGTACGCCGAGCGGTTCCCGCAGATCGAGTGGTCGGTGACCGCGGGCAACAGCAGCCCCATCAACGACGGCGCCGCCGCCCTGCTGATCACGACCACCGAGACCGCCGCCCGGCTCGCCCTGCGCCCGCTGGCGCGCCTGCACTCCTTCGCCGTCACCGGGTCCGACCCGCTGCTGATGCTCACCGGCGTGATCCCCGCCACCGAGAAGGTGCTGCGCAGGGCCGGGCTGCGGCTCGGCGACATCGACCTGTTCGAGGTCAACGAGGCCTTCGCCTCGGTCGTGCTGGCCTGGGAGCAGGAGACCGGCGCCGACCCGGCGAAGGTCAACGCCGACGGCGGCGCGATCGCCCTCGGCCACCCGCTCGGCGCCAGCGGCGCCCGCATCATGACCACCCTGGTCCACGCCATGCGCCGGCGCGGCGCCCGCTACGCCCTGCAGACGATGTGCGAGGCCGGCGGCCTCGCCAACGCCACCGTCCTGGAGACCGTGAACTGA
- a CDS encoding DUF427 domain-containing protein, whose amino-acid sequence MGDRPVRIPGPDHPITVERNPARVVVTLGGRVLADTKDALTLREASYPPVQYIPRKDVDMGRLEPTGHHTYCPYKGDASYFSLPEGGEGGANAVWSYETPYEAVAEIEGHLAFYLDRVDAIEERDASPA is encoded by the coding sequence ATGGGTGACAGGCCGGTCAGGATCCCCGGGCCCGACCATCCGATCACGGTCGAGCGGAACCCCGCCCGCGTCGTGGTGACCCTCGGCGGCCGCGTGCTCGCCGACACCAAGGACGCGCTGACGCTGCGCGAGGCGAGCTACCCGCCCGTGCAGTACATCCCGCGCAAGGACGTCGACATGGGCCGCCTCGAACCCACCGGCCACCACACGTACTGCCCCTACAAGGGCGACGCCTCCTACTTCAGCCTGCCCGAGGGCGGGGAGGGGGGCGCCAACGCCGTCTGGAGCTACGAGACGCCGTACGAGGCGGTCGCCGAGATCGAGGGCCACCTCGCCTTCTACCTCGACCGCGTGGACGCCATCGAGGAGCGGGACGCCTCTCCGGCGTAG
- a CDS encoding acyl-CoA dehydrogenase family protein — MAVDRALPTPEAHDLLDLTRDLIAKEVAPRAAGDEAEGRFPREVFATLGRSGLLGLPYPEEYGGAAQPQEVYLQVVEELAAAFLAVGLGLSVHTLSCFPVASYAREEVRAALLPAMLGGELLGAYCLSEPQSGSDAAALVTRAGRAPEGGYELNGVKAWTTHGGAADFYTVMARTSDDGARGISCFHVPATTPGLSFGRPERKMGMRSSPTAQVRLDAVRLGEDALVGAEGEGFRIAMAALDGGRLGIAACAVGVAQAALDAASAYARERRQFGARIADFQGVGFMLADMATQVAAARALYLDAARLRDAGRPYGTRAAMAKLFATDAAMKVTTDAVQIFGGYGYVEDFPVERYMREAKVLQIVEGTNQIQRLVVSRALGKGDPV, encoded by the coding sequence CTGCTCGACCTGACACGAGACCTCATCGCCAAGGAGGTCGCCCCGCGGGCGGCCGGCGACGAGGCCGAGGGCCGCTTCCCCCGCGAGGTGTTCGCCACGCTCGGCCGCAGCGGACTGCTCGGCCTGCCCTACCCCGAGGAGTACGGCGGCGCCGCCCAGCCGCAGGAGGTCTACCTCCAGGTCGTCGAGGAGCTGGCCGCGGCCTTCCTCGCCGTCGGCCTCGGCCTGTCGGTGCACACCCTGTCGTGCTTCCCCGTGGCCTCCTACGCCCGTGAGGAGGTCAGGGCCGCGCTGCTGCCCGCGATGCTCGGCGGCGAGCTGCTCGGGGCGTACTGCCTGTCGGAGCCGCAGTCGGGCTCGGACGCCGCCGCGCTCGTCACCCGGGCCGGCCGCGCGCCCGAGGGCGGCTACGAGCTGAACGGCGTCAAGGCGTGGACCACCCACGGCGGCGCGGCCGACTTCTACACCGTGATGGCCCGCACCTCCGACGACGGGGCGCGCGGCATCTCGTGCTTCCACGTGCCCGCCACCACGCCGGGGCTGTCGTTCGGCCGCCCGGAGCGCAAGATGGGCATGCGCTCCTCGCCGACCGCGCAGGTCCGCCTGGACGCGGTGCGGCTGGGCGAGGACGCGCTGGTCGGCGCCGAAGGGGAGGGCTTCCGCATCGCCATGGCCGCCCTGGACGGCGGCAGGCTCGGCATCGCCGCCTGCGCGGTCGGCGTCGCCCAGGCCGCCCTGGACGCCGCCTCCGCCTACGCCCGCGAGCGCCGCCAGTTCGGGGCGCGCATCGCCGACTTCCAGGGCGTCGGCTTCATGCTCGCCGACATGGCCACCCAGGTCGCCGCCGCCCGCGCCCTGTACCTCGACGCCGCGCGGCTGCGCGACGCCGGGCGCCCGTACGGCACGCGGGCCGCGATGGCCAAGCTCTTCGCCACCGACGCCGCCATGAAGGTCACCACCGACGCGGTGCAGATCTTCGGCGGGTACGGCTACGTCGAGGACTTCCCGGTCGAGCGGTACATGCGCGAGGCGAAGGTCCTGCAGATCGTCGAGGGCACCAACCAGATCCAGCGCCTGGTGGTCAGCCGCGCCCTCGGCAAGGGCGACCCGGTGTGA
- a CDS encoding N-acetylglucosamine kinase, with product MRTVLAVDGGNSKTDVALVAEDGTVLALGRGAGFTPQSSGVPAAIDVLGETTRRMLGEDAATPYADLVSAYVAGADLPVEEEALREEISSRGYGADVVVGNDTFALLRAGATRPWGVAVVCGAGINAVGVSPGGEIARFPALGRLSGDWGGGYGLGEEALWHAVRAEDGRGPATRLLETVRGHFGVRRAEEVVLAVHFGELGQEVLHGLVPALLETAAAGDAVARAVVERQADEVAVMGVVAMRRLGLLERPCEVVLGGGVLTARHPLLHGMIEERYAAQAPAARLLVTDLPPIVGAALLGLERLGAEPGAAARLREGFAEPATVS from the coding sequence GTGAGGACCGTCCTCGCGGTCGACGGAGGCAACAGCAAGACCGACGTCGCGCTGGTGGCCGAGGACGGCACGGTCCTGGCCCTCGGCAGGGGCGCCGGGTTCACCCCGCAGAGCTCGGGCGTGCCCGCCGCCATCGACGTGCTCGGCGAGACCACGCGGCGCATGCTGGGCGAGGACGCCGCGACGCCGTACGCGGACCTGGTGTCGGCGTACGTGGCCGGAGCCGACCTGCCCGTCGAGGAGGAGGCGCTGCGCGAGGAGATCTCCTCGCGCGGGTACGGCGCGGACGTCGTGGTCGGCAACGACACCTTCGCGCTGCTGCGCGCCGGGGCCACGCGGCCGTGGGGCGTGGCGGTGGTGTGCGGCGCGGGGATCAACGCGGTCGGGGTGTCCCCCGGCGGCGAGATCGCCCGCTTCCCCGCGCTCGGCCGGCTGAGCGGCGACTGGGGCGGCGGGTACGGCCTCGGCGAGGAGGCGCTGTGGCACGCGGTGCGCGCCGAGGACGGCCGCGGGCCCGCCACGCGGCTGCTGGAGACGGTCCGCGGGCACTTCGGGGTGCGGCGGGCCGAGGAGGTCGTCCTGGCCGTCCACTTCGGCGAGCTCGGCCAGGAGGTGCTGCACGGCCTGGTGCCGGCGCTGCTGGAGACCGCCGCCGCGGGGGACGCCGTCGCCCGCGCGGTGGTGGAGCGGCAGGCCGACGAGGTCGCGGTCATGGGCGTGGTCGCGATGCGGCGGCTCGGCCTGCTGGAGCGGCCGTGCGAGGTCGTGCTCGGCGGCGGCGTGCTCACCGCCCGCCACCCGCTGCTGCACGGCATGATCGAGGAGCGGTACGCCGCGCAGGCCCCGGCGGCGAGGCTGCTGGTGACCGACCTGCCGCCGATCGTGGGCGCCGCGCTGCTCGGCCTGGAGCGCCTCGGCGCGGAGCCGGGCGCCGCGGCACGGCTGCGCGAGGGCTTCGCCGAGCCCGCGACGGTCTCGTAG
- a CDS encoding nitroreductase family protein translates to MTTTAWEPIHGKPYRSVGYRPPRLPEQETLRTAATLRRRMEERRTVRQFSPDPVPAQAVRDAIAVAATAPSGAHQQPWTFVHVTDPEVRRRIREAAEEEEREAYAGRLGEEWLEALRPLGTDDVKTHLTEAPHLIVVFQQRYYLAPDGSTRKHYYVNESVGIAVGMLLTTLHLSGLAALIHTPSPMRFLSEVLDRPVNEKAFAVIPVGYPTPDCEVPDLTRKSLDQVMVEIGDAG, encoded by the coding sequence ATGACTACGACGGCCTGGGAACCCATCCATGGCAAGCCCTACCGCTCCGTCGGCTACCGGCCACCCCGGCTGCCCGAGCAGGAGACGCTGAGAACCGCCGCCACGCTGCGCCGCCGCATGGAGGAGCGGCGCACCGTCCGCCAGTTCTCGCCCGACCCCGTGCCCGCGCAGGCGGTGCGCGACGCCATCGCCGTCGCCGCCACCGCGCCGTCCGGCGCCCACCAGCAGCCCTGGACGTTCGTGCACGTCACCGACCCGGAGGTCCGCCGGCGCATCCGGGAGGCCGCCGAGGAGGAGGAGCGCGAGGCATATGCGGGGCGGCTCGGCGAGGAGTGGCTGGAGGCCCTGCGCCCCCTCGGCACCGACGACGTCAAGACCCACCTCACCGAGGCCCCCCACCTGATCGTGGTCTTCCAGCAGCGCTACTACCTGGCCCCCGACGGCTCGACCCGCAAGCACTACTACGTCAACGAGTCGGTCGGCATCGCGGTGGGCATGCTGCTGACCACGCTGCACCTGTCGGGCCTGGCGGCCCTGATCCACACCCCGAGCCCGATGCGCTTCCTGTCGGAGGTCCTGGACCGCCCGGTCAACGAGAAGGCCTTCGCCGTCATCCCGGTCGGCTACCCCACCCCCGACTGTGAGGTGCCCGACCTGACCCGCAAGTCCCTGGACCAGGTGATGGTCGAGATCGGCGACGCCGGCTGA
- a CDS encoding RICIN domain-containing protein: MGVLPRARAVILVAIMVVTSVVVQAAPGHAVDYWEISARHSWKCLDVAGFGTADGTDVFQWSCTGAANQRWSLVDSGDGRTVYIRSQHSGKCLDVAGASTANGADVFQWTCLGTANQKWFLQSTSAQWFIAIAQHSGKCLDVAGSGTADGTNVFQWSCFDPRHANQEWQMAAAL, from the coding sequence GTGGGAGTTCTGCCGAGAGCAAGGGCCGTGATCCTCGTCGCGATCATGGTCGTCACGTCGGTCGTGGTCCAGGCGGCGCCGGGCCACGCCGTGGACTACTGGGAGATCAGCGCCAGGCACAGCTGGAAGTGCCTGGACGTCGCCGGGTTCGGCACGGCCGACGGGACCGACGTCTTCCAGTGGAGCTGCACCGGGGCCGCCAACCAGCGGTGGTCCCTGGTGGACTCCGGGGACGGCAGGACGGTCTACATCAGGTCCCAGCACAGCGGCAAGTGCCTGGACGTGGCGGGCGCGAGCACCGCCAACGGCGCCGACGTCTTCCAGTGGACCTGCCTGGGCACGGCCAACCAGAAGTGGTTCCTGCAGTCCACTTCGGCCCAGTGGTTCATCGCGATCGCCCAGCACAGCGGCAAGTGCCTGGACGTCGCCGGGTCCGGGACGGCCGACGGCACCAACGTCTTCCAGTGGAGCTGCTTCGACCCCCGCCACGCCAACCAGGAGTGGCAGATGGCCGCCGCCCTCTGA